The genomic interval TCATGCAAAAAGACAGTTATCTGCAAGGCAGTGACATTCAACATCCATCTTGGATGACTGAAGTCTTTTTCCAGGGCTTTTCAAACCAGTGGTATCCTGTGGCTAGACAAAGGAGGCAAATCACAACAGTGCAGTTAAGGTAATGATTTGATGAGTCAGCTGGTAAAGACtgggaaattaactgaaaagtAATTTACAGAGAAGCTATACAAAAAACTGGAAATAGTATTTGGGGTAATGGGAGGTTACAAGTTGTGACGTCATAGGCAGACTGTGTCACAAGCTCTGATCCTAGATAAGTAGCAACCATGTTGGTACAAAATGACAATACTTCATTTTGGTAATGCTTATTGGCAAGTGAGCTCATCTGGCTGTTCTGGGAGGCAAGTTCTGGCAACCAAGCTATGACAAATTGCAAAATCTGTAATTTGTGATTGCTAAAAATCCTAAGTAgcaaaaagcaaatgtttctTTCAAATGACCAAGAACAAATGCAGTTTGTTCAAtcataaaaagaggaaaaaagatgTGTTGTGTGGCAATTTGTGGGACTGTCTCCTGGGTGAAACAATAAGAGCATGTAAATGACCACTAGTGGGCTTTTGCAGATAATGACTTAACAGGGGTGGTTTATCATGTGTAATTTCCCAGCGATGACTCATAGACTTGTAATGCTGAAGCTTGAATGCTCAGAATTTCAATAATGTTAGAATTCTAATGACTGTATTTTCACGCATAGAAGACCACATGGGAACAGTAAAAACTGTCGCTTGATTGTAATGTGGATTGTTGTGTTATATTGCATGCTATCTGGGAAATTCTTTTTACCTTTCTTCATAAAGTGGTAGCTTGTGTCCTCCCAAGTGTTTGGCTCTTTGGCACCCTCTGGTGCTCAATCACAGACTGACAATTTACAGTACCAGTACCACGGTAGCCACTGGTTGATTAGTGCAGTGAATTATTTTGGTGGAgcatattcattacaaactGATCAGGCCACTTATTGTATAAGTATTGTAGTCGGGGTTTAAACCCTGGTTAATTGAATGGTTCTCACGTGTGCATTGGCATTAGTGTCACGTGTCCTGCTTAGAAGATAAAACTGTAGCACCTTGCcttttcattcagaaaaaagaacTGTAACGCATAGAGAAGAGGAAAGTGGGTTTGTGTATGATGCAATTACTTAATCACTTGCAAATGATCTTATACAGGCTGGCTcactttcatatttcattatgCGTTTGTAGCTACCTACCAACAATGGTTTGTACAACACATTGTGGTCAGGTATTGGAAGTTCATTATgattacagcacatttcagtCTCAGCTTGGAATTTGAAGCCATCCAGCCATGAtgatatgcaataataataataataataataatcatcatcatcatcatcatcatcatcatcattggcatcttcatcatcatcatcatcatcatcatcttcataaTCATTAGTTGATTAGTTGTTCGCTCCGGATTTGTCTAGATTTCCTAATTGTTATAGTAAATAAATTTCTTACTCCCTGAACCATGTGCAattccaaaaaccaaaactgaaGTCTTACTATCTGTTTACATGCcagttgttatttatttgtaggtTTCAATAATGTAACATTAATAAGTTAATAAGTTGGTCAAGTTACAATGAATGATTTTTAATGCAatcattcattgtttttaaatgttataaataGGCCTTTAAAAGTATGACCAGGGGCAGaaaatttatgaataaaaatgttcagaacATCAGCATGCATAGATGAAATGGCCAATGCAGCATTTAAGCTGCAATAGCAAATTTATAATGCCACTGTTTGTCCTATGCGAGAGCTCAATATCCAATTTAATGGGAAAGAAGCTTTTCTGGGGCCTCTGCTTTTTAAATAGCTTAAAGAGGACTTTTTTTCCGCATGACAGACCAAGGAGAAAAGCCTTTCAGTCTGGCTTTAATTGATCCTTTCTGTGGTTGAGCACCGATCCATAGTATTATCATTAAAGTCATTTGCTGAGGGACACCTGCAGGAATGTAACACAATAGATATAATCAGGATCATGTCTGACAGCCTGTGCTGCTGGATTCATATCCTCACCCCAGTTCTGCTTAACATTCTGCTATTCCTGTTATTCCTTTTGTACATAAATTCTTTCCTCTCCCAAGGGCAAACGCTGTTGTTTGTTTCTCAATCTGAGCATCAACACCTGTTGATTGTAAGTGGCTATCAAAGAATATGGATGATGAAAAATATTGCCTCAAGCATTGCAAGTATCTGTGGCATTTTTGTCAAACATAATTCACAGATTCTTGATCTCATTTGTACAATGAGTCCAAAGTAGAATTCCATTTGAGCACACAGTAGTGGATTGCCGTTCTCTGACCTGGACTGCTGGTTGAACCCTTGCAGATGAATACGCCCTCTAGGAGTCCCAGGATAGCTGCtctgtaataataacaatttcttttttgtttttgtgtgaccCAGTAGGTACACCTAAGAATCTGGGAAATTTCCACCCCATCAGTGAGGATTCCAGGCCAGATTTTATTTCAAGATGATGTACATTGAAGAATTGGCCCTGTAAGGAatctaaaatgtaaacatttccttaaattagatttaaaagGAAAGGTGAAACTGTGTTGTGCATTGGAGACATTAGCCCTTGAACGAGGCCCCCTGCTCTCATATGTTCCTCCTGACCAGTTCCTCCAGCTGTTTTCAAGCAGTACCCTCACAAGCCTGTCATGTTTAAGCagtgtggaaatatatttcctttttccTAAAAGGTCTTAGCAGGTCTGTTTAAATGTGATTCATTTCCTTGGACCTATACTGGAATTCTGTTCCTTCCTGGGGATTATGAACAGGAGAACATTTGGTTGTGAAATGCTGTTAATAATATCTCTGCTGCCCCCGCAGgagctaaaaaaagaagaaaaaagatttgtcacatcagggggtgggggtggcggggggaggtGTTGGGATCTTCACAGCTTGTGTACAAAGCTCAACTCGGTTGGGAATAGTTTTCTGGAGCTCACCACAGCAGATTAATgttgtgcgcgtgcgtgtagTCAATATGTGTCTCTAGACAGGAATGTCTCTCACCCCCTTCTTGTCTTACACTTCCTTTTCATTCTTCCATATATGTATTCCgatacagtatgtaaatgaaAAGATGTGGGGGGATGAAACTTATTTTTAGTGCTTGTAAAAAAGGTGTCTGTTTCATAGTCACTATTAAGCATGGTTTTTACAGCTGGactattatatacagtatggcCATTGTTTGGACTGTAATGGCATTAATATCTAGTGTGTAGTGTGAATAATTCTATAAATGTCTAATTTAACTTATCTCAGACTGGAGTAAAGTTTATTGTTCACGTTAAAGAattgcaaatttttaaaatgcaataatgtACAGTTTTTTCCTAAGTTGTATTGTCATAAGGCCCACAGCAATCCAATACTGACCTTGACTAGAAGCTGAAACTAAAATGCATTAACCACTCATATGATTTGGTCAGTCGTCCAGAAAATCTTGCTCTTCTACTAATCAACTTCTGAGGGTTATTGAATTTGTCTAGAATACATCCCATTATTACAATAGAATACATTCCCTTTAAGAATGACATTTACTCAACATCgatacagatttaaaaaaacaggttttctaTTTACTCTTCTACACTAGGTCACCTTATTTGTACATAGGATAATGACTTGGCATAAgctaggtcagaataatgttcactgcgtgaactgaactgtgttcttggctataaatagctgtacgaaatgagtattgttccttatcgaacctgtgttttgtagttgttccaatgaccatgtaCTTTTGTATGTCGCATTGGATTAAAGCGcctgctaaattaatataatgtaataatggcaTAGGCCCCTACCCGGTTACTAGTGCTATGAGAGGATGAAAATTGGATTGATGTACAATAAGGAGAGCATAAACACAGAACCTCTCCATCTCAGCCCGTGTCCCGAGTTCACCAGAGAAAAATATTCTCCCGCATGGAGAAGTGACCTGAGCAGAAAACAAGTGGTGTCTAAAAATAAGCGAGCTTCCCTGTGCCAGAGCAGCACTCTGTAAACGGctgtcatttattattcattaaaaagccATATTTCCGTAACGCCTCCAGATTGCCTTATTTTGCCCGAAATCTCATCCAAGTCATCAAGTGGTTGTGTTTTTTCTCAGCGAAAAACCTTATTTTATATGCCCAGACATCTGTGTGAGCACGGATTATTGACAGGGAAATCAGCAGGCCTCACTTGGCTGCGActctttcctgtgtttttaaaatacagcaagAAACTGCAGGCCATATATAGGCTTGAGTTTTTGCAGTCTTCAGTTTTACATTTGTATCCTTTCTGTATAATTCAGAACTATGTGAAAGTTGGCCTGCTTATTGAGGTGGTTTGGGTAATCATGATATGGGAATTGGTCTCTTGACCCAAGGGTCACAGGTTCAAATTCCATTTGGGAGGCGGCTGTTATTCCCTTGAGCAATGGAACTGTACTTTAACACTCTGGTAAATTTACAGTTGTAATAAGACACGGGGAGTAAcagtataaataataaaagttttCCCCGAATGTACGGCCTTTGATTTCTGAGTAGAGTATTCTTCCCTTCGGAATGATACACTCATACTTCAATTATTCTACTGAATTGccaatattattaatattaataataacaataacacaataatttATTAGCATAAAGAGACATAGACACTTCCCTCATAAATCAGTCGCCAAGTATTTAATGTGCGTGTGAGCTGTTTGTTCTCCAGCAGAAACTCAAATACACTTTATATTTGTTAAATGATACCACCTGTATGCATTTCCTTCATATGTAATATCTCAATGCCATGAATGGCCTCCACTCAAGTCAATCACTGTCACTGAGTATGTCGTTGAGTTTTTGGCATTTCCTGAATGTCACATGCTTGTCAAAGTTTCCACAGCACCTCACAGTTCACACTGTGCCAGACTGAGCCCTGTTAGCTTAAAGTCATATGCACACTAAGAACATGGGTCTTACACTACTCGATTGTTTCTGTGACTAGATTTCTAAACTGCTCTTAGCATTAGGTGGCAaaccttttaaaacaattaaagttCTTAGTTCAGTGAATTTGCAGGTTCTACAGGatgctttcatttgtttttattttctttcactgaGTAACAAAAACTTTGAACAGAACAATTTctgtattcaataaaaaaataaatacgtacatGAAACTAGTACAATTACCACTGTCCTCTACTCGTGTTACACGTTCAGTAAGTTACCACAGTAGCATTCGAATTTATATGAGGTCAAATATGAGGCTGACCCATCGATAAAACACAGTGTACTGTTTCTCTTCTGCCTGCTCCTTTAAGCCACACCACCCACTGGTCTGTTATCATATGATCAGTTTATCTTTGCAAAACAGGTGAGTTTTGAAATAGACCATCATCAGTCCATCAGGTCAGTGACCAAAGGCAGTGCTTCGACATTACAGGCAACGTCTAGTTTCTTTCTTCATAGTATTATTTTGAggttattttgctattttgttttagatttctttaataagtaaaaatgcatttcgtATTTTTTGCCCAAATTTGAATGCCCAGTCGTATTTCAGGCTTGTCTTATTGCAGCAGCCTCCTCCTGTGGAACGCATCCTGTGGAACGCAAACTGTCCACTCTGCAGTGTACAAGATAAGCTGCGCGGTCATTGCGTTGCACACTTACACTTCACGCACAgctggcagactgcaggcacctgACTGACCAGAGAGGCTGCTCTTCAGCGATGAGTCCAGGGAAACCCTACCGGCCAGCTGGGGCGGTCCCGTGGGGCTCCTGGGCACTGTTTGTACTGGCACAGTCAGTTTGCACTGGCATGGTCACCGTTCATCTCTAGACCCTAAAGTGCAACACTGTGCTAATAGACTAGTGCTTTAACTGAATATTCCTCCTGACTGGCCCTGATTTCACAGTACATCTATGGTGAAGTTTAGTGACTGTGGAAAAGAGTTCCTTATTCTCCACGTTCAGCACTCAGGAACAGTTCCCAACATGTGGTTTccaggaaaaggaaaataaatgtataacacGGTGTGTTCCTCCTTTAACACGGCTCTGACCTGCACAACAGCTAATGCTGTGTCACCGTGCAAGGCTCTAAGAGCTTCCACTGATGGAATTCAGGCATGCAGAGCTTTCAAGGTAAAGAATAGAAAGTCTAGACTTATTTTGCATACTATCTCTGAGGATTCCATAATGAAAAGGCTTAAAATGAAAAGGCCTTCAGATATACATTACTCTCAATTCGCCTGACTGTTGGATGGGAGTGACAGAATCAAAAAAGCTATAGCTGTAAAGATgaaaaaccaaattaaaatgattcattccCCAATTCATCTTTCAAAGGAGACAAATATATGTTATTACTGCAAGTAAAACTGCCTTAAGACATTATTTTATAGTACATTGTGTTAAGGTAGCAAAAGACTTCACAgtcttttgaaaaaataatttccttaaAACTGTATTACTCAAAAAACTGCAAATTCCCTTGCACTCACTTGCTTCAGAAACAAGGTGCGTTGACCGCCTAAAATATTATTAACGAAGACGTGACCATCTTTAGGCTTTACCTCTTTAAACCATATCACCCCATCTTCCACAAAAAGACAGTACAAAACTGCAACACATTAATTGACTCTTAAAAGATTTTCCACTATAACTGTTCAGTGATCTCTTTGGCCTGTCGAAAGACCTCCTGTCTTTCCTGTAGTgaatcctcctcctcttcctcccaccTGCTCTTCCCCCTCTGCCTGCCCATGCCCTGGTCCTCCAGTTCTTCCTCTGAGCTGTAAACACTACGCTGGCCACCCCCAGAGAAGAGCTTTCTGTGGGGATGGGCGGCCATGTCCAGAAGGTCAAAGGAGTCACAGGAGAGGAAGCTGTCGTCACTGATGACACTGGCTGGCCGGCTGGACACGACAGCACCCTGCTCTGCCTGCTGTTGCAGCTCCTCATGTGGGTGGGCTGAAGTCACAGTGCCCCCAGTGGTCAGGAGGAGTTGCTGCAGGGATTCTGGGAACTGGAGGATGGTAGCCTGCTCGTCAGGGAGGTCGAGACTGGCAGAGAACTTGCCATTTCTCTTGAGAAtgcccttcctcctcctcaccacCTCCGCGCACGTGGAGCCCTTCTCCCTGGACGGCCTCGCGGAGCAGTTGCTGCCCCCGTTGCTGTCGGCCGCGCGCTCCGGGGAGGAGGAGTACCCCGACTCGCCCTCGTACAGCTTCTTCAGGATGCCCTTCTTTGGCATTTTGGAGGACAGCTGGCAGCCGGCAGGAAGGGTGAGCGAACCGCCGGCTGCCTGAGAGAGGCCCTCTGCCGCGCCGCGGTGGGGGAGGAAGGCGGCGTCGAAGCTGCTCTGGGTCTTCAGGATGCCCTTGGGCTTCTTCTtgtccgcggcggcggcgggggcgcgCGGCGCTCCGGCGCAGTGGGCGGGCTGTGAGATGGCGTTCTCTTTGCGTGACTTCTTCAGGCAGGCGGAGCCGCGGTGCCTGGCCGCCGCTGGCTTCAGAGGGAGGCTGAAGCAGTACTGGTGGTCGGGGGGCGGGCTGGCGGAGCGGGGTTCGCACGGCGCCCGGTTCTGCCAGTCGATATAGCGGGCCAGCAGGGGGGAGGCGCAGTCCTGACTGCACTGGCAGTCGCACACCGGCTCCTCGAAGCCCCAGTTCACCCACCAGTGGTTGGCGATGTCCTCCACCGTGGCTCGCTCCTCCACCTTTACCGTCAGCATCCAGTCAATCAGAGCACATGCGTCTGTAagggatgcatttttaaaaatactaacATCTTTACTACAGCAGCAAAAACCTGCCCTTGATTGTATTGATTGCTAACCGCATCAATGAAAATAAGCTTTGGAACTAGCACAGCTGGCAGTATCACCCCCTGGGCAGTGGTGGCGACACCGCAGCCAGATTGCACTGAAACACTAACAGCCTGATACCTGAGGGGGGTTGAGGCCGTCTGTAATGGGCCCGGCTGATCTGTTGTGTCAGGGCCTTGTAGTCAGCCCCATCAAAGGGCATGCTCCCGTACACCAGCGCGTAGAGCAGCACACCCAGAGCCCAGCAGTCTACCTGTCAAACACAGAACAATTCAGGTTACTGTTCTGCACTACAACAACAGCTTACTGCACAATGAGCATGTAGAACAGTGTCCTTTTTAAACAGAATGCAACATAGAATATTGTTATTGATAATATGATagtgctttttgttttaattacgtgtacacagcacacaggaaCAGCCACCCCACTGAGAATCAGATGGACTGGCCTGAATCATGCTCACGTGCAGAACGTATGGATAAGCAATGGCGACATTCTTCGCCAAATCCTTCTCCTAACTTCGATAAACAAGTTCACAAGGGACCCAGTCAGCTCTGTAATCCTCTTCTACTGACACAAATTCTACCAACATCGAATACATGTACTCGTGGGAATTTTCTTTGGCATTAACTGCACAAAAAGACAGACAGGGATCTTACAAATCCTCTTAGAGGGAGAGACACTGGAAAATAGAGTGCtccattcacacaaaaaagaaagaaaaagaaaagcaggaagaAGATGAATTCCAAGAAGTAGCCAGTGACTTGATTAAAGGGGAAAAGGCTTTAGACTCGTGCCCAGTGAGTTTAAGTCTGCAGAAATTCGAATGAATGCACATTAGCTAAGAGGACCAGCAGTCCACCACTGCAGCTGGCTTGGGAAGCAGTGAATAGGTGCAAGTGCTAACTCTACTGACTGGGACTCATGGACATgaagaacaaattaatttatgaacAGTGCAGACAATTGTGTTTTCTATGTAATCACTatcaaaaaacaatacattccAGACATTACTGTCTTATGCTGCTGCTTCAAATTTgttcacaaaattacacaagaAATTCAAGTTGCATAGGTttgttggaaataaaaatataaaatttaaattaaaaatattataacattGCAATATTATAACATTATATCACTTTCACAAAATAACATGTATATTGATTTAGAGGCAGCATTGTGGTGTAGTATTTAGGGAACTGGATTTGTGaccagaaggttgcaggtttgatcaGTGTACTCTGTCATACTCATCCACTCATGCCTCCAGATGCACCAcgccctctccaccccccatgaccaccccccccccccacctctcaccTCCGGGCCCTGGTAAGGCAGCCCCTTGACTATCTCTGGAGATGCATACAGAGGGCTTCCACAATAAGTCTGCAGCAAATGGCCTCTCTGGTAGTAGTTGGACAGTCCGAAGTCTGCAagctgcagggagggagagagagagaaagagagagagagagagagagagagagagagagagagagagagagagagagagagagagagagagagagagagagagagagagagagagagagagagagagagagagagagagagagagagagagagagagagagagagagagagagagagagagagctcagacTTGCAGAACATTGGTAGGACCCCCTCCGTGTGAGTCAGGACACTCTGATTTGGTGTTCTAACAGACTGAACAGACAAGCAGTTATTGAGTACGCAGAGCACAAAGGGGAAGGAGTGCCATGTATCAGGAGGTTTCTACCAAGAGGCGGAGAATGCCTAAGAGGAACTTGAATAATAATAAGGTGGGCTCTCTGCGCACTGTTACACAAAATTAATGTAACATGGAAAAAGATTTTCACACGTAATCTAAAAGACATGAACTGTTAAACAATATCATAGACaagttattaaattaaattgaataagctgtcattcattttgcagtacacacacacacacagtgccctccaaaattattggcactgGCGATAAAGAGAAGCAAATGTGATAGAAACAGCTATTAATCTCCTCAATGAACAGCTATTAATCTCCTCAATGAACAGCTATTAATCTCCTCAATGAACAGCTAGTAATTTCCTCAATGAAGAGCTATTAACCTCCTCAATAAACAGCTATTAATCTCCTTAATGAACACACATTAATCTCCTCTATGAATGCaatattaaacagaaaataatgttttgatgttttgctTGACTGAGGGAGTCCATGCTCTTGTCTTTCTCTGGAGTCCGGGCTTTTGCATTGAGGAGCTGTGAAATGCATTATATATGACTCTAAGTGAATAGACGGCCAAATTAATTCAAGGGGCAAT from Anguilla rostrata isolate EN2019 chromosome 11, ASM1855537v3, whole genome shotgun sequence carries:
- the LOC135234051 gene encoding NUAK family SNF1-like kinase 1 isoform X2 translates to MDLLTPEKCGREDDNPRMGRRETHDSSTMTTSERTELGSLQGIAYSDDGSSLKRSVSADTRLGADKTSSLQPVRTLSVVKKHQHKHNLKHRYDVLETLGKGTYGKVKKAVERGSGKTVAIKSIRKERITDDLDRVHIQREIEIISSLKHPNIIRIHEVFESKDKIVIVMDYASQGELYDYVNERRRLPEAEARDIFRQITSAVHYCHKNGVVHRDLKLENILLDQDFNVKLADFGLSNYYQRGHLLQTYCGSPLYASPEIVKGLPYQGPEVDCWALGVLLYALVYGSMPFDGADYKALTQQISRAHYRRPQPPSDACALIDWMLTVKVEERATVEDIANHWWVNWGFEEPVCDCQCSQDCASPLLARYIDWQNRAPCEPRSASPPPDHQYCFSLPLKPAAARHRGSACLKKSRKENAISQPAHCAGAPRAPAAAADKKKPKGILKTQSSFDAAFLPHRGAAEGLSQAAGGSLTLPAGCQLSSKMPKKGILKKLYEGESGYSSSPERAADSNGGSNCSARPSREKGSTCAEVVRRRKGILKRNGKFSASLDLPDEQATILQFPESLQQLLLTTGGTVTSAHPHEELQQQAEQGAVVSSRPASVISDDSFLSCDSFDLLDMAAHPHRKLFSGGGQRSVYSSEEELEDQGMGRQRGKSRWEEEEEDSLQERQEVFRQAKEITEQL
- the LOC135234051 gene encoding NUAK family SNF1-like kinase 1 isoform X1, whose translation is MDLLTPEKFSKYIYIFKRCGREDDNPRMGRRETHDSSTMTTSERTELGSLQGIAYSDDGSSLKRSVSADTRLGADKTSSLQPVRTLSVVKKHQHKHNLKHRYDVLETLGKGTYGKVKKAVERGSGKTVAIKSIRKERITDDLDRVHIQREIEIISSLKHPNIIRIHEVFESKDKIVIVMDYASQGELYDYVNERRRLPEAEARDIFRQITSAVHYCHKNGVVHRDLKLENILLDQDFNVKLADFGLSNYYQRGHLLQTYCGSPLYASPEIVKGLPYQGPEVDCWALGVLLYALVYGSMPFDGADYKALTQQISRAHYRRPQPPSDACALIDWMLTVKVEERATVEDIANHWWVNWGFEEPVCDCQCSQDCASPLLARYIDWQNRAPCEPRSASPPPDHQYCFSLPLKPAAARHRGSACLKKSRKENAISQPAHCAGAPRAPAAAADKKKPKGILKTQSSFDAAFLPHRGAAEGLSQAAGGSLTLPAGCQLSSKMPKKGILKKLYEGESGYSSSPERAADSNGGSNCSARPSREKGSTCAEVVRRRKGILKRNGKFSASLDLPDEQATILQFPESLQQLLLTTGGTVTSAHPHEELQQQAEQGAVVSSRPASVISDDSFLSCDSFDLLDMAAHPHRKLFSGGGQRSVYSSEEELEDQGMGRQRGKSRWEEEEEDSLQERQEVFRQAKEITEQL